One segment of Panicum virgatum strain AP13 chromosome 3K, P.virgatum_v5, whole genome shotgun sequence DNA contains the following:
- the LOC120701112 gene encoding isoflavone 3'-hydroxylase-like, which produces MEISQTLLLSFLLLFITWLLLQSSTGKNTCGGNGHGRHGIPSPPARPVVGHLHLLKKPLHRSLAALATRYGDGAGLLLLRFGARPVLLVSSPAVARECFTAHDVALAGRPAGLASRRLLPDDCPTIATASYGPLWRQLRRLATVHALCAHRLDATAAARDAGARAMAAKLWRAGPGSAVAVKATAYEFVINLIMAMVAGKRMRPEEVLRFKAMTEAAHAATGAANRHDFIPALRLLDLGRTARKLAALAKERHQFGQSLIDDYKRRRRHPTSSASEPETPRTVVGDLLREQERSPESLDDVVIRTVCLSLLPAGTDTSSSTIERAMALLLNNPAALKAAAPQIISTVGTTRLLQEPDLANLPYLRGIVAETRGGE; this is translated from the exons ATGGAGATCTCACAAACCTTGCTTTtatccttcctcctcctcttcatcACATGGCTACTCCTGCAATCTTCAACTGGCAAGAACACGTGCGGCGGGAACGGCCATGGCCGGCACGGCATCCCTAGCCCGCCGGCGCGCCCCGTCGTcggccacctccaccttctGAAGAAGCCGCTGCaccgctccctcgccgcgctcgccacccgctacggcgacggcgccggcctcctcctcctccgcttcgGCGCGCGGCCGGTCCTCCTCGTCTCCTCCCCGGCCGTCGCGCGCGAGTGCTTCACCGCCCACGACGTCGCGCTCGCGGGCCGCCCGGCGGGGCTCGCGTCGCGGCGGCTGCTCCCGGACGACTGCCCCACCATCGCCACCGCCAGCTACGGCCCGCTCTGGcgccagctccgccgcctcgccaccgTGCACGCGCTCTGCGCGCACCGCCtggacgccaccgccgccgcgcgcgacgcCGGGGCGCGCGCCATGGCGGCGAAGCTCTGGCGCGCTGGGCCAGGTAGTGCGGTCGCCGTAAAGGCGACGGCGTACGAGTTCGTCATCAACCTCATCATGGCCATGGTCGCCGGCAAGCGCATGCGGCCGGAAGAG GTGCTTCGGTTCAAGGCGATGACGGAGGCGGCGCACGCGGCGACGGGGGCCGCAAACCGGCACGACTTCATTCCGGCGCTGCGGCTGCTGGACTTGGGGCGGACGGCGAGGAAGCTCGCCGCCCTCGCCAAGGAGCGCCACCAGTTCGGCCAGAGCCTCATCGACGACTACAagcgccgtcgtcgtcatccTACTAGCAGCGCCTCCGAGCCCGAGACGCCGAGGACGGTGGTCGGCGACCTGCTCCGGGAGCAGGAGCGGTCGCCGGAGTCGCTCGACGACGTGGTCATCCGCACCGTCTGCCTG AGCTTGTTGCCAGCAGGAACAGATACATCATCCAGCACGATCGAGAGGGCGATGGCTCTCCTGCTCAACAACCCGGCCGCGCTCAAGGCAGCAGCGCCACAGATCATCTCCACTGTGGGCACTACTCGGCTGCTCCAGGAACCCGACCTTGCCAACCTGCCCTACCTCCGGGGCATCGTCGCCgagaccagagggggtgaatga